The DNA region ATAATTGCCGATGACTGAGGAATAGCCTTGTTCGAGAATGATCCTGTCCTGACCGATTCTTCGATCCCCGAGCGCGCGCTGGGCAAAGTCGACACGGAAAAAGAGCCGCCGGCGCCGAAATCCCTGCTGACGATCCACGCCCACCCGGACGACCAAGAGTTCACCGTCGCCGGGACTCTGGCCAAGTGGGCGCGGGCCGGATGCGAAATCACCGCCGTGTGCATCACCAGCGGAGATTCGGGCTGCAACGATCCGGACAAGGGGGAAGCCGACAAGCCGGCTCTGGCCAGGCTGCGCGAGGAGGAACAGCTCGCCGCGGGAAGGGAGATCGGCGTAAAGGAGACGGTTTTCCTGCGCTGCCCGGACGGCGAGCTGCAGCACACCCTGGCGTTGCGAAAGGACCTTGCCCGCCTGATCCGCAAGTACAAGCCCGAGGCGGTGATGTGCGGCGACCCGACCGCGCGCTTCTACGGCAACTCGTACATGAATCATCCGGACCACCGCGCCGCGGCCGACGCCGCCTGCGACGCGGTATTCCCCACCGCCGGCACCCGGCTGATCTTTCCGGAGCTGCTGGCGGAAGGGTACGAACCGCACTCGGTCAAACGGCTGTATATGCACGGCTCGGAAAAACCGGACGTGTGGATCGACATCTCCGAAACGATCGAAATCAAGATCCGCGCGCTGCGCCGCCACCGCAGCCAGGTGGGGGAGGGGAAAGACCTGGACAAGATGCTGCGCGAGTGGGCGGAAGAGGAGGGCAAGGCTCGCGGATTGAAATACGCCGAAGCCTTCCGGGTGATGGTGTTGGATTGAAAGCAGCCCGAGGCGGTCCCGAGGACCGCATCGGTATGCGGATGGTTCGTCACCCCCAACGTTATATGTGATCGTCACACCCGATTTAAAAAATGCTCGTCACCCCCCGATGTGATAAATGCTCGTCACCCCCGAGTGGGTTTATCGGGGGTCCATGAGGTACTGGAATGCACAGCTTCTGAAAGCCCGCCAAGTACACCCCGCTTCGCGGGGCCGGCCCGGGACAGGCTCACTGATCATCAACCCTTCGTTATTTGTGATCATCACCCCC from Anaerolineales bacterium includes:
- a CDS encoding PIG-L family deacetylase, with the translated sequence MGKVDTEKEPPAPKSLLTIHAHPDDQEFTVAGTLAKWARAGCEITAVCITSGDSGCNDPDKGEADKPALARLREEEQLAAGREIGVKETVFLRCPDGELQHTLALRKDLARLIRKYKPEAVMCGDPTARFYGNSYMNHPDHRAAADAACDAVFPTAGTRLIFPELLAEGYEPHSVKRLYMHGSEKPDVWIDISETIEIKIRALRRHRSQVGEGKDLDKMLREWAEEEGKARGLKYAEAFRVMVLD